The proteins below are encoded in one region of Paenibacillus sp. YYML68:
- a CDS encoding CD3324 family protein, whose protein sequence is MGYKNGKDILPPSLLKQLQDYIQGEIIYVPKKEHTRAGWGENNGTRQSIRKRNDEIFQLYENGYSVTELITKFHLSEDSIRKIIVKTRGLAARQ, encoded by the coding sequence GTGGGGTACAAAAATGGCAAGGACATTTTACCGCCCAGCTTGCTCAAGCAGCTTCAGGATTACATCCAGGGCGAAATTATATATGTTCCGAAGAAGGAGCATACCCGAGCCGGCTGGGGTGAGAACAACGGCACCCGGCAGTCGATCCGGAAGCGGAACGACGAGATTTTCCAACTATATGAGAACGGATATTCGGTTACAGAGCTTATTACCAAGTTCCATCTCAGTGAGGACAGCATTCGTAAGATTATAGTGAAAACGCGCGGTCTGGCTGCGAGGCAGTAG